In Puntigrus tetrazona isolate hp1 unplaced genomic scaffold, ASM1883169v1 S000000270, whole genome shotgun sequence, a single genomic region encodes these proteins:
- the LOC122333369 gene encoding integrin alpha-X-like isoform X4 yields the protein MHYLQIQCGNDAVSAPIPSALRSCPLEIDMTFLMDGSGSVEDVDFVKMKTFVMTIIQSFSNCNSQFAVAQFSTGFEVHSKFEAANDIDSWRKRIGDIEQQKGFTYTAKAINRLVDELFITEGGARQSAIKILIVITDGRSNDEPNLRGAVEKAEKKNIIRFAIGIGEAFDDSHAKQQLHVLASAPVAKHVFNVTDFDALDSIREQLEENIAIEGVQSTGDSATMEFAQDGFSAVFKSNVSLIVSSVGAFQGKGGYQEHYHNGHLSDFQVGNEQDSYLGYSMTIATRSKKKLVILGAPRYSYKGQVRISVIGNNATNLLVDSPEPQIGSYFGAEVCVVDLNSDAKTDLLLISAPTYVEPRSEGRVFVYFYSRQPFFTFSVVLMGMVGQRGRFGSSLASPADLNGDGFRDVLIGAPLEEDGQGSIYVFNGGVEQINPTYSQRIAGSSIRSDLQFFGQALSQSSLDHSGDNLPDIAVGSKGSVLLLRSRPIVFLDVKVTYSPSKISTSQTNCSKPLENTLTVCFNMSGYKHAITGFPKFYGRLLLFKKNYFNAHIIQYSMTFSDLAVNINYTLKLDAKRYRNRAYFLPKNRVLSEAVNVTLEEVCKDHPFLIEVCTEDYLNPLLNELMFTFEGLPSQSMENLQPVLLPWVKNTTLWMLDYEMNCGSDNLCVDNLKTDFSFGSANIEVGVMQEVNVTVFVENRGENSYNTHCILNYPYGLSYRRTVPRVGRVNCRSIDGMQEISSGKTICEVNKPLFAGNASAVFDIIYSINKESNFDQKLTFRATVTSGNTNHSENSELFKMRNISVKHAIYVAMLRHADSSIYISFTSGKNNLEKPVKQILEVKNEFKELNLTVFIRVPVKLGAENIWTNKNLQIPDCFRDRDEQPAFSSFLNVLKKEKVLNCSVAVCAVFRCDVNLLRNERKFYNISSNVSSGWIKQIGVRSASFQLVSIASLDYDDNKYVHISDSLSSVPVCEVNTQVEVYEEPSILKEVVGGVIGGLLMISLLTAVLYKSGFFKRKAKQQMKDSTQDAEEVKNLNKN from the exons ATGCACTATCTTCAAATTCAGTG CGGGAACGATGCAGTGAGTGCACCTATACCAAGTGCTTTGAGAA GCTGCCCTCTAGAAATAGACATGACTTTTCTAATGGATGGCTCTGGCAGTGTAGAAGACGTAGactttgttaaaatgaaaacctttgTCATGACAATAATTCAGAGTTTTTCCAACTGCAATTCTCAG TTTGCTGTTGCACAGTTTTCCACTGGTTTTGAAGTTCACTCCAAGTTTGAAGCAGCCAATGACATTGATTCATGGAGGAAAAGAATAGGGGATATAGAACAGCAAAAAGGATTTACCTACACTGCAAAGGCTATTAATAGACTTGT GGATGAGCTCTTCATTACTGAAGGAGGGGCAAGGCAATCAGCAATTAAAATCCTAATTGTTATTACTGATGGTAGATCAAATGATGAACCTAATCTCAGAGGTGCTGTGGAAAAGGCGGAAAAGAAGAATATTATCCGTTTTGCTATTGGC ATTGGTGAAGCTTTTGACGATTCCCATGCAAAGCAGCAGTTACATGTTTTAGCGTCTGCTCCTGTTGCTAAACATGTGTTTAATGTGACTGACTTTGACGCATTGGACAGCATTCGAGAACAACTGGAAGAAAACATTGCTATTGAAG GTGTCCAGTCCACTGGCGATTCTGCTACAATGGAGTTTGCTCAGGATGGATTTAGTGCAGTGTTTAAATCCAAT GTAAGCCTGATCGTGAGTTCTGTGGGAGCTTTCCAGGGAAAGGGTGGATATCAGGAACACTATCACAATGGTCATTTGTCAGACTTCCAAGTGGGAAATGAGCAAGATAGTTACTTAG GTTATTCAATGACAATAGCAACAAGGTCTAAAAAAAAGCTTGTGATTTTGGGAGCACCAAGATACAGCTATAAAGGGCAAGTGAGGATTTCAGTAATTGGAAATAATGCAACTAACCTGTTGGTGGATTCACCTGAG CCTCAGATTGGATCGTACTTTGGAGCCGAGGTCTGTGTGGTTGATCTGAACTCTGATGCAAAAACAGATCTTTTATTAATATCTGCACCAACCTATGTAGAACCTCGTTCTGAAGGCAGAGTTTTTGTGTACTTTTACTCTCGGCAG ccatttttcactttttctgtGGTCCTGATGGGAATGGTAGGTCAGAGGGGTCGGTTTGGCTCTTCTCTGGCCAGTCCAGCAGATCTGAATGGTGATGGTTTCAGGGATGTGCTGATTGGAGCTCCTTTAGAGGAGGATGGACAGGGCAGCATCTACGTCTTCAATGGAGGAGTAGAGCAAATAAATCCCACATATTCACAG AGAATTGCTGGTTCGTCTATACGCTCAGATTTACAGTTTTTTGGACAAGCTCTAAGTCAGTCCTCCTTAGATCACAGTGGAGACAATTTACCAGACATTGCTGTTGGATCAAAAGGATCAGTTTTGCTTCTTAG ATCTAGACCCATAGTGTTTTTGGATGTGAAAGTAACCTACAGTCCATCCAAAATCTCAACCAGTCAAACgaactgcagcaagccactggAAAACACTTTGACAGTGTGCTTCAACATGAGCGGATACAAACATGCTATAACAGGTTTTCCCAAATTTTACGGCAgacttttgttatttaaaaaaaactattttaatgcaCATATCATACAGTACTCAAtgacattttcagatttggctGTGAATATTAACTATACCTTAAAGCTGGATGCCAAGCGATATAGAAACCGAGCATACTTCTTGCCCAAAAATCGTGTCCTCAGTGAAGCTGTAAATGTTACATTAGAGGAAGTGTGCAAAGACCACCCATTCCTCATAGAG GTTTGTACAGAGGATTATCTCAACCCACTGCTTAATGAATTAATGTTCACCTTTGAGGGTCTGCCCTCCCAAAGTATGGAGAACTTACAGCCTGTTCTCTTACCATGGGTGAAGAACACTACGTTGTGGATG TTAGATTATGAGATGAACTGTGGATCAGACAACCTTTGTGTTGACAACCTCAAAACGGACTTCAGCTTTGG ATCTGCTAACATAGAGGTTGGAGTAATGCAGGAGGTCAATGTGACAGTGTTTGTAGAGAACAGAGGAGAAAACTCATACAACACTCACTGCATCCTCAACTACCCCTACGGACTTTCCTACAGGAGAACTGTGCCTCGAGTG GGCAGGGTGAATTGCCGTTCTATAGATGGCATGCAAGAAATTTCATCAGGGAAGACCATCTGTGAGGTCAACAAACCTCTGTTCGCAGGAAACGCCTCT GCTGTGTTTGacattatttacagtattaataaAGAAAGTAATTTTGACCAAAAGTTGACATTCCGTGCAACTGTTACCAG TGGCAATACGAATCACTCTGAAAACAGTGAACTGTTTAAAATGAGGAACATCAGTGTAAAACATGCTATCTATGTTGCCATGTTGAG ACATGCAGATTCCAGCATTTACATCAGTTTCACTAGTGGGAAGAATAATCTTGAAAAACCAGTGAAACAAATATTGGAG GTAAAGAATGAATTTAAAGAGCTAAACTTAACAGTTTTCATTAGAGTACCTGTAAAACTGGGAGCTGAAAACATCTGGACTAATAAAAACTTGCAG ATTCCAGATTGCTTCAGAGACAGAGACGAGCAGCCCGCCTTCAGCAGTTTTCTAAACGTGCTCAAAAAGGAAAAGGTCTTG aaTTGCTCTGTGGCGGTTTGTGCAGTCTTCAGGTGTGACGTGAATCTCTTGAGAAATGAAAGGAAGTTCTATAATATATCCAGCAATGTGAGCTCTGGATGGATTAAACAG ATTGGGGTTAGGTCTGCATCTTTTCAGTTGGTCAGTATAGCATCTCTGGATTATGATGATAACAAATATGTTCACATCTCAGATTCACTGAGCTCTGTGCCAGTTTGTGAG GTGAACACTCAGGTGGAGGTCTATGAGGAGCCCAGCATCTTAAAGGAGGTTGTTGGAGGAGTTATTGGAGGACTGCTGATGATCTCACTCCTCACAGCCGTCCTCTATAAG tCCGGCTTTTTCAAAAGAAAGGCCAAGCAGCAGATGAAGGATTCTACACAAGACGCTGAAGaagtgaaaaatttaaataaaaattaa